The nucleotide window GAGCAGCACCTGCCCCACTCGCACGCGAGGCCCCGCGTCCGTGCGGTAGGTCACCTGCGCGGAGGTGCCGTTCTCCTCCACCGATACCGAGTTGCTCACGTGCGCGAAGAGATAGCCCTCGCGGCCCAGTCCCCGCTCCAGCGCGGCCTGCGCCTGGTCGACCTTCTCGAAGCTCAGCGGCGTCCCCACGGGCAGGAGCAGGTTCACCCAGACGGGATCCACCTCCAGCGGGATGCCCAGGAAGATGGGCGCGCGGATCAACGCCTGGGGCCCCTCCTCCACGTCGAAGTCCGCGTCCGCCGTGTGATGGACCCGGTCCAGCGTGAGGCCCCGGAAGGTCACCTGCGCGGACGCGAAGCCCTGCTCGCGGTAGGCCGTCGTCATCGCGTCCGCGGCCTCCAGCCACGTGTCCTCCACGTAGACCGTGGACGGGTCTGGCGGAGACATCATGCTCGTGTCGTTGCGGCGATCGCGGCCCTCCGTCTCCAGCGGGTCCTCGCGCATGGGCAGGTCCAGCTCCGGCCACGTCTCCAGCGCCGCCACCTGGTTGGTGAGCATGGAGCGAAGCACGTCGGAGGACAGCGCCGCGTTGCCATGGAAGCGCACGTCCGTCACACGCAGCGGAGCGCCCTCGTCCACCTGGAAGCCCAGCACCGCCGCTTCGCCGTCCGGCCGGATGACCTCCAGCGACCGCACGCGCGCGTCGTGGAAGCCGCGCCGCCGGTAGAACGCCTCCAGCCGCCGCGCGAGACGCGCCGCCACGGTCTCGTCCATCGCCTCCTCGCCGTCGTAGGCCACCACGCGCGCCAGCAGCGAGTCCGGGAAGCGGCGGTTGCCCGTGAAGCGCAGGTGGAACGCGGGCCCCGCGGACACCGGCACCGCCACGGACGCCTCGCTGTCCTCCACGACGACGGTGGGCGTGCCCACCCAGGCCCGCCAGTGCTGGCCTTCGCGCAAGAGCACGCGCAGCCGCTCCAGGCCACCGTCCAGCTTCGCCCGGTCGAAGACCTCCCCAGGCTTCATCCCCAGCGCCTCCACCAGTCGCGGCAGCGGCAGCGCGGGACTGCCGGAGAAGGTCACCTGCCGCACGCGGGTGGGCTTGCCCTCCGCCACCACCAGCGTCACCGCCACGCCGCCCGCGGGCACCGGCCTCTCTTCCACCTGGATGTCGACGGCGTCGTAGCCCTTGCGCTGGTAGGCCTCGCGCACGGCGTCCGCCGCGGTGTCCAGCTCCTCTGGATCCAACGGCCCGCCCTGGAGCAGCCCGCTCGCCTCCAGCAGCTCCCCGGACGTGAGGACCTGGTTGCCCCGCACCGCCACGTGCGACAGCAGCGGCAGCGGCGTGAGCTTGAACACCAGCCGCACGCCCCCCGGTACCTCCTGCGTGAACGCCACCACGTCCGCGAAGCGCCCCGTGGCGAACAGCTGCTCCACCGACTTGCGCACCGCGCCCGGCGTCAGCGCCTGTCCCTTGCGCAGGGTGACGAGGCCCGAAAGCCCGTCCGGGGCCATGCCCTCCGGCAGGTGCAGCTCCACGGCCACCACATCCGGAGCGTCATCGTCGTGGCCCACGGGCGCGGCGAAGGCCGGCAGCGCGCACACGAGGAGCACCACCGCGGCCAGCGCGGCTACTCGACCTCCCAGCCCAGCTTCAGCTCGAGCCCGAGGTTTCCGAACGACGCCTGGCTGTTCTCGTTGTCCCACTGGGCCTGTGCGGAAAGACGGTCGTCGAAGCGGTACTCAGCGCGTGCCCGGGTGCCTCGCCCACTCACTGGCTGGGTCATCCCGATTTTAAGCTGCTCGGACAGGAACTTCGACTCAAGTTGTGCGGTCGGCTCCGCTTGCCGGGTGGCGTCGTTGTAGGTGGTGGAGATCTGCAGGGACAAGTCCCTGAGAACGGGGTTGCTGGGCAGGAACCGGCGCACCTGCCGGTCCAGTCCTGACACGTTGAAGAGGGCCTCCGCCGCCAGACCGTAGCTCGCCGACGCGGCCGTGTCCTTGTCCGCGCTCGTCACACCCAGTGTCAGCAGCGACAGGATGTCACCCTCAGTGAGCACCGGCTCCGAGGACAGCACGACCAGCGGGTTGGCCGGCCGGCCGAACGCATGCAGCTTCACCACGAACTCGCGCACGGACGTCTGCGCCTGGACCTCGAACACCGGGTCGATGCCGGACGCGTCGCGGAACTCCAGCTGCCCCTGGTCGATGGTGAAGAGGTTGTTGCGGAAGAACGCCTGGCTGCCCTCGGCCGCCTCCACGCGGCCCAGGAGCCCCGGCTTCACGTCCGTGCCGGTCAGCCGCACGTCGCCCAGCAGCCGGGCCTTCGCCAGATTGTTGTCCACGCGCACGTCGCCGAAGTGCACGTTGACGTCCCAGGTGAAGAAGGGGTCCCTCGCGCGCTCGCCCCCACCGCCCACGGCGAGGTTCGGCTTCTTCTGCATCGTCTTGAGCAGCGCTTCGATGTCGAGCGGCTTCTGGTAGCGCAGCTTGATGATGTCCAGCCCACCCGTGACGGTGGGCCCCGTGGGCGGACCCACCACCTGCAGCAGGCCGGACACGGTGAGCGGCAGGTCCTCCGTCATCCGGTACGGCACGGCATCCAGTTGCAGCGTCAGCGCCAGCCGCTTGGGCACGAAGCGCTCCAGCCGGATGTCGCCACGCGCGGACACCTGACCTTCGTTGACCTGGGCCTGCAGGTGCTCCAACAGCACGCGCTGGCCCGTCATCTCCAGACGGCCGGACATGCCGCGCACGGTGAGCGGCAGGTCGCGCATGGACAGGCGCACGTCGGACAGCTCCGCGGTGCCCACCACCGATGGCGCGTCCATCGATCCGGTGGCCTCCGCGTCCACGCGCAGCTGGCCGCCCACGCGCTCCATGCCGGGCAACAGCGGCTCCAGGAGCCGCACGTCCATGCGCCCCTCCCGCAGGCTCATGTTGATGGCGCGCCGGCTCATCCAGCCGCCCAACGTGAAATCCACCGACGCGCCGCTGAAGCGGAAGGGCTGCACGTCCAGCCGGTTGTTGATGTACGTCAGCACGATGGGCCCCTGGTTGCGGCCGCGCAGGTCGCCCCGCGCGAGCGACAGCTCCCGCACGGTCGCCCCCACCGAGTAGGCCTCCGGCTGCAACAGCGGGCCCTGCAGCGTCACGCGCCCCGCGAGCATGCCGGTGACACCCGCCAACGCCGGCACCTGCGGCAGCAGCGGTTTGATTTCAGGCAGCAGCAGGTCGACGGTGGAGTCGAAGAGGTAGGGCTCCTTCACCGTCATGTTCAGGTAGCCCTGCGCGTCGCGGAACGGGCGGCCGGTGATGCGCAGCTGCTTGCCCTCCTGGCGCAGCGTGAGGTCCATGGCGCCCAGGTCGCGCGACGCGAAGGTGATGCGCGGGCCCTTCAGCGTGGCCTGGATGTCGGGCTTGTCCGCCGAACCCGCCACGGTGCCCGCGAGCGCGAGCGTGCCCTGGATGCCCATCTCCTCCGCGGTCTCCTGCCCCACGGCCTCCGCGAGCGACAGGTTCTCTCCACCGAAGCGGTAGTCCAGCGCGCCCGCGGTGAAGCCGAAGGAGCCCTCCACCCAGGTGCGCCCCAGCCGGCCATCCAGCACGGTGCGCTCCAGCACCATCTCCTTGCCGTCCACGAAGCGCAGCCGCGCGGAGCCCGCGCCCAGCCGGCGGCCCAGGTACGTGGTGTCGCGCAGGTCGAAGGCCACCAGTCCCTCCAGCTTCTCCAGGGGACTGTCGATTTCGACGCGCCCGGAAGCCGCGCCCGCGAACTGGCCCTGCACCACGGCGATGGACGGACTCAGGCCCGCCACCAGGTCCACCAGGTCCTCGGTGCGGCCCTGCGGCACCGTCACATCCAGGCGCAGGTGCAGCAGGCGCGCGAAGGTGAGCTTCGCGTTGCCGAAGTACTGCGTGCGCCCCTTCTGGCCGGTGAGCGACGGGAAGGACAGCAGCCCGTTCGAGTACGACAGCTTCGCCTGCGTCACGCCCAGGCCGAAGCCCCAGAAGGTGAAGTCGCGCAGGGACAGGCTCGCGTCCACCTTCACGTCCGAGTACGGCCCCACGATGGAGTAGTTCGCGGAGCCCTTCCCGGACCACGGCAGCTCCGCGATGTGGCCGAAGTCCGACAGCTCCAGCTCGCCGTTGCCCTGGATGTCCAGGCCGCGCGCGGTGTCGAAGTAGAGCGTCACGTCGCCGTGCACGCGCGAGCGGCCTGACTCCACCGTGAGGCGGCTGAAGGACACGCGGTCCCCCGACAGCTTCACGGCCGTCTGCGCGCGGCCCCGCTCGAAGGTAAGCAGCGTCTTGCCCGCGCTGACCGGCGCGTCGAACGCGCGCGTGGCCAGCACGAAGCGGCCGCTGCGCAGGTCCAACGGCCCGGACAACGACGGCCGGGGCAGCAGCGTCCCGGTGAGGTGCGCGTTCGCCGTCGCGGGGAAGTCCACCCAGGAGCCCGCCACGCCCGCGCGCTCCAGGATGCGCCCGAAGGACGCGTCCTCCGTCTGGAGCGTCACGTCCACGGGCAGCTCCGGCGTGAGCTTCAACGCGCCTGACAGCTTCACCTTGCCGGAGCCCAGCGGGGCCTCCAGCGACTCCACGCGCACGCGGTCCCCCGCGTACGACAGGCGCGCGTTGAGGCTCACCGGACCGTACTGCTCATAGGCCAGGTTGCTCGCGGACAGGTCCGCGCCCACCGCGAGCGCGGAAGGCTTCCCGGTGATGGACAGGCGCGTCCACAAATGCCCCGTGGCCGGACGCGGCAACAGCTTCGCCTGCGACAGCGTGCGCAGCGGCAGGAACACCTGCGCGTCCAGCGCGAGCACCGGATGACACAGCGTCTCCACGCGGCCGGACACCGTGGCGGTGATGTCGTCGAGCGTCACCTCCGCGCGCTCCACGTCCAGCAGCCCTTCGTCCGGATCCAACGTGCCGGTGAAGCCCAGCTGCCCCAGCGTCAGCTCGCCGCCGCCCGCGCCCAGGCGCACCAGGCCCCGCCGCGCGCCCACCTCCAGCTCCATCACGCCCCAGTGCTCCACCCACCCCACGTCCAGGTTCTCCACCTCCACGCCCCGCCCGTCCGGCAGCGCGAGGCGCACCTCCGCGCCGGTGATGTCCACGCGCCCCACGCCCACGCGGGTCAGCGGCGTGAGCGGGCACGTCCCGTCGGAGGAAGGAGGGGCCGAGGAGGGCCGGGACAAATCCAGCGCCACGCGCGGATGGCGCACGCGCACATGGCCCAGCATGAAGCGGCGGGACAGCGGAGACAGGAAGCCCAGCCCCACCTCCGCCTCGTCCGCGGCGAACAGCGGCGTGTCCCTGCCCGGCGCGAACACCGACACGCCGTGCAGCACCACGCGCGAGCCCAGCGGATCCAACTCGCACCGGCCGATGCCGATGCCCACGCCCAGCAGGTCCGGCAGCTGCCTGCGCGCCAGGGTGCAGGCGGCGTCCCAGGTGAACGGCTGACGCAACAGCAGGATGCTCCCCGACACCACGAGGAGCACCAACAAGAGCGCCTTGCGCGCTGCACTGTTGCGGCTGGGGAGGGACAAGCCGCTAGAGCTTACCGAGTCCCTCGAGGTAGCGGTCGATCTCCGCCAGGTCGATTTTGGTGTTCGCCGTCCGGGGCAGCGAGGTGGCGGGCGCGCTCGCCCGCTCGCTTGCCTGGGAAGCAGCCGAGCCACCCTGGAGCCCCAGGTTGTTGCCGATGCGGTGCACCAGCTCCGCGCCGATGGTCTCCGAACGCGCGAGGAACGCCTCGAAGAGGGCGTTGTCGCACAGGGTGTTGATGACGCGCGGGGTGCCGCCGGAGTGCTCGTGCACGGCGAGCAGCGCCTCCGGCGTGAAGGGCATGCGCGGGCAGCCGGCGAGCCGCAGCCGGTGCTTCACGTACGCCTCCGTGGACTCCGCCGTGAAGGGCTCCAGCTTGTAGCGGAGCGCCACGCGCTGGGCGAGCGGCGGGTCCAGCTTCAGGTTCTTTTCAATCTCCGGCAGGCCGAAGAAGACGAAGGAGATGAGCTTGCGCTCCGGAACTTCCAGGTTGAGCAGCCCCCGGAACTCCTCCATGAGCTCGCGCGTCTCCAGCATCTGCGCCTCGTCGATGAGGACGACGGCCTTCTTGCCGGACTCATAGATTTGCAGCAGGCGCTGGTAGAGCTGCGACAGGAGCGCCAGCTTCTCCTGCGCGGGGTTCTCCACGCCCAGCTGGAGCGCGATGCGGCGCAGGAGCCACTGGGCGGTGATGCCCGAGTGGATGATGACGAGCAGCGCGGCCTCGTACTCGGACTCCGGAAGCGAGTCGAGCATGCGCCGGGCGAGCGTCGTCTTGCCCGCGCCGATGTCGCCAATGAGGATGGACAGGCCCTTCATGTAGCCCACGGCGTGCATCAGCCGCGTGAGGGCCTGCGAGTGCTGCGCGGAGTT belongs to Corallococcus exiguus and includes:
- a CDS encoding POTRA domain-containing protein — translated: MVLLVCALPAFAAPVGHDDDAPDVVAVELHLPEGMAPDGLSGLVTLRKGQALTPGAVRKSVEQLFATGRFADVVAFTQEVPGGVRLVFKLTPLPLLSHVAVRGNQVLTSGELLEASGLLQGGPLDPEELDTAADAVREAYQRKGYDAVDIQVEERPVPAGGVAVTLVVAEGKPTRVRQVTFSGSPALPLPRLVEALGMKPGEVFDRAKLDGGLERLRVLLREGQHWRAWVGTPTVVVEDSEASVAVPVSAGPAFHLRFTGNRRFPDSLLARVVAYDGEEAMDETVAARLARRLEAFYRRRGFHDARVRSLEVIRPDGEAAVLGFQVDEGAPLRVTDVRFHGNAALSSDVLRSMLTNQVAALETWPELDLPMREDPLETEGRDRRNDTSMMSPPDPSTVYVEDTWLEAADAMTTAYREQGFASAQVTFRGLTLDRVHHTADADFDVEEGPQALIRAPIFLGIPLEVDPVWVNLLLPVGTPLSFEKVDQAQAALERGLGREGYLFAHVSNSVSVEENGTSAQVTYRTDAGPRVRVGQVLLQGLTRSDPDVVLAQLDLKPGAPLSVEALAEAQRRLSRLGLFRQAEVSLADPNRREASKDVLVTVQERPRIDGEVSGGYFLVDGPRITLDTAWRNLDGRGLNLLARGKVNYAGASAEALSSSRLPAGCSTGELSGEACTSDLDGFSGLGGRGNLALSQPRLSFLAPQEIGARLDLIGERVHRPSYLSTRFAAVLGADWALASWVNVSLQYELENNRLRSRGGVLELINRADQERLRYPYGDFALHSLRPSMTLDFRDDPANPRRGMVLSSSVEFMRGISVHPTDVAGNRVPEFPIDGVKLSGSVSAYAPLGRRASVAVSARAGTIVPLTQGAQNIGSKLFYLGGSSSLRGFREDGVLPQDVREVLHQRLAACRAVISPAGCPDDLKAVLAGQVPASQGGELFTLAKAELRVPAIAAVDLGLFFEAGNLWQDRTLFDPGVLRYAAGVGLRYVTPVGPLAFDVGFNLDRDEALNEAPTQFHFSIGTF
- a CDS encoding translocation/assembly module TamB domain-containing protein, with the protein product MSLPSRNSAARKALLLVLLVVSGSILLLRQPFTWDAACTLARRQLPDLLGVGIGIGRCELDPLGSRVVLHGVSVFAPGRDTPLFAADEAEVGLGFLSPLSRRFMLGHVRVRHPRVALDLSRPSSAPPSSDGTCPLTPLTRVGVGRVDITGAEVRLALPDGRGVEVENLDVGWVEHWGVMELEVGARRGLVRLGAGGGELTLGQLGFTGTLDPDEGLLDVERAEVTLDDITATVSGRVETLCHPVLALDAQVFLPLRTLSQAKLLPRPATGHLWTRLSITGKPSALAVGADLSASNLAYEQYGPVSLNARLSYAGDRVRVESLEAPLGSGKVKLSGALKLTPELPVDVTLQTEDASFGRILERAGVAGSWVDFPATANAHLTGTLLPRPSLSGPLDLRSGRFVLATRAFDAPVSAGKTLLTFERGRAQTAVKLSGDRVSFSRLTVESGRSRVHGDVTLYFDTARGLDIQGNGELELSDFGHIAELPWSGKGSANYSIVGPYSDVKVDASLSLRDFTFWGFGLGVTQAKLSYSNGLLSFPSLTGQKGRTQYFGNAKLTFARLLHLRLDVTVPQGRTEDLVDLVAGLSPSIAVVQGQFAGAASGRVEIDSPLEKLEGLVAFDLRDTTYLGRRLGAGSARLRFVDGKEMVLERTVLDGRLGRTWVEGSFGFTAGALDYRFGGENLSLAEAVGQETAEEMGIQGTLALAGTVAGSADKPDIQATLKGPRITFASRDLGAMDLTLRQEGKQLRITGRPFRDAQGYLNMTVKEPYLFDSTVDLLLPEIKPLLPQVPALAGVTGMLAGRVTLQGPLLQPEAYSVGATVRELSLARGDLRGRNQGPIVLTYINNRLDVQPFRFSGASVDFTLGGWMSRRAINMSLREGRMDVRLLEPLLPGMERVGGQLRVDAEATGSMDAPSVVGTAELSDVRLSMRDLPLTVRGMSGRLEMTGQRVLLEHLQAQVNEGQVSARGDIRLERFVPKRLALTLQLDAVPYRMTEDLPLTVSGLLQVVGPPTGPTVTGGLDIIKLRYQKPLDIEALLKTMQKKPNLAVGGGGERARDPFFTWDVNVHFGDVRVDNNLAKARLLGDVRLTGTDVKPGLLGRVEAAEGSQAFFRNNLFTIDQGQLEFRDASGIDPVFEVQAQTSVREFVVKLHAFGRPANPLVVLSSEPVLTEGDILSLLTLGVTSADKDTAASASYGLAAEALFNVSGLDRQVRRFLPSNPVLRDLSLQISTTYNDATRQAEPTAQLESKFLSEQLKIGMTQPVSGRGTRARAEYRFDDRLSAQAQWDNENSQASFGNLGLELKLGWEVE
- a CDS encoding ExeA family protein: MTTYLDFFELTQEPFSNAPVSRFYYNSAQHSQALTRLMHAVGYMKGLSILIGDIGAGKTTLARRMLDSLPESEYEAALLVIIHSGITAQWLLRRIALQLGVENPAQEKLALLSQLYQRLLQIYESGKKAVVLIDEAQMLETRELMEEFRGLLNLEVPERKLISFVFFGLPEIEKNLKLDPPLAQRVALRYKLEPFTAESTEAYVKHRLRLAGCPRMPFTPEALLAVHEHSGGTPRVINTLCDNALFEAFLARSETIGAELVHRIGNNLGLQGGSAASQASERASAPATSLPRTANTKIDLAEIDRYLEGLGKL